In Candidatus Methylopumilus universalis, one DNA window encodes the following:
- a CDS encoding P-II family nitrogen regulator — MKKIEAVIKPFKLDEVREALSEIGINGITATEVKGFGRQKGHTELYRGAEYVIDFLPKIKLDIIVSDKMVKKVIEAISAAAHTGKIGDGKIFVSNIEEVVRIRTGETGESAI; from the coding sequence ATGAAAAAAATTGAGGCAGTAATTAAGCCATTTAAATTAGACGAAGTAAGAGAAGCTCTTTCTGAAATTGGCATCAATGGAATTACAGCGACAGAAGTTAAGGGCTTCGGAAGACAAAAAGGTCACACTGAACTCTACAGGGGCGCAGAGTATGTAATTGATTTTTTACCTAAAATTAAATTAGATATTATTGTCTCAGACAAAATGGTTAAAAAAGTCATTGAAGCAATATCTGCTGCTGCTCACACAGGAAAAATTGGGGATGGAAAAATTTTTGTAAGCAACATTGAAGAGGTGGTAAGGATTAGAACTGGCGAAACGGGTGAATCTGCTATTTAA
- a CDS encoding NAD+ synthase: protein MKIALAQINSFVGDIENNSIAIIKRAKEASKKGAELLITPELSICGYPPEDLVLREDFLKACSKALSKIAQAVPSIKVIVGHPLKKGNKIYNAASLLFNGKIQGTYFKKILPNYGVFDENRYFEPGKKEFIFVHKGLKICLIICEDAWKASPSQLLKKKSVDAIIVINASPYEIEKYEKRVKIISKLAKETKSTVIYVNAIGGQDELIFDGGSFVVSKHAKLIHQLSFFKEETAIIDVSSKINIKNNFDESPYNKESHLYEALKLALRDYVVKNNFKSLFIGLSGGIDSALVLALANDVFDKKNITAVMMPSEFTSKISIIESRKIIKNTGVNYKEINIQPIFKLFRKTLSSDFKNKPFDTTEENLQARIRGVLLMALSNKFNGLVISTSNKSETAVGYTTLYGDMVGGFALLKDVPKTWVYKLAHYRNSISTIIPNEIIKRPPTAELSPNQLDQNSLPKYEILDKIIELYVEKDLDIASIVKKGFTSKNVNHVVKLINNNEFKRAQSPIGPKITHRAFGKDRRYPVTFKH from the coding sequence ATGAAAATAGCACTAGCGCAAATAAATTCATTTGTTGGTGATATTGAAAACAATAGCATTGCTATCATCAAAAGAGCTAAAGAGGCTTCTAAAAAAGGGGCTGAATTGCTTATTACACCTGAACTCTCAATCTGTGGCTACCCACCTGAAGACCTTGTCTTAAGAGAAGATTTTCTTAAAGCATGTTCAAAAGCATTGAGTAAAATTGCGCAAGCCGTGCCTTCTATTAAAGTAATTGTTGGGCACCCATTAAAAAAAGGCAACAAGATATACAATGCGGCATCATTACTTTTTAATGGAAAAATTCAAGGCACCTATTTTAAAAAAATTCTTCCTAATTATGGGGTATTTGACGAAAATAGATATTTTGAACCTGGTAAAAAAGAGTTTATTTTTGTACATAAAGGTTTAAAGATCTGTCTTATTATTTGCGAAGATGCTTGGAAAGCTTCCCCAAGCCAATTACTTAAGAAAAAATCGGTGGATGCCATTATTGTAATTAATGCATCCCCTTATGAAATAGAAAAGTATGAAAAACGAGTAAAAATTATTTCCAAGTTAGCTAAAGAAACAAAATCTACTGTGATCTACGTCAATGCAATTGGAGGTCAAGATGAGCTCATATTTGATGGCGGCTCTTTTGTTGTTAGCAAACATGCAAAGCTTATCCACCAGTTATCATTTTTTAAAGAAGAAACAGCGATTATTGATGTTTCCTCAAAAATAAATATTAAGAATAATTTTGATGAATCTCCTTATAACAAAGAATCACATTTATATGAGGCACTTAAATTAGCGCTTAGAGATTATGTAGTTAAGAATAATTTTAAAAGTCTTTTTATAGGGTTATCTGGTGGTATAGATTCTGCTCTGGTTTTGGCTTTGGCAAATGACGTATTTGACAAAAAAAATATTACTGCCGTCATGATGCCTTCAGAATTCACTTCTAAAATAAGTATTATTGAATCTCGCAAAATAATTAAAAATACAGGTGTCAATTACAAAGAAATAAATATTCAACCTATTTTTAAACTTTTTAGAAAAACATTATCTAGTGATTTTAAAAATAAGCCTTTTGACACGACTGAAGAGAATTTACAGGCTCGTATCAGGGGTGTTTTATTAATGGCTTTATCTAATAAATTTAATGGCCTTGTAATATCAACAAGTAATAAAAGTGAAACTGCTGTAGGGTATACAACCCTTTATGGAGATATGGTTGGAGGCTTTGCACTTCTTAAAGACGTGCCAAAAACATGGGTTTATAAATTAGCACATTATAGAAATTCAATATCAACCATCATTCCTAATGAAATAATCAAAAGACCACCTACAGCTGAATTAAGTCCTAATCAGCTTGATCAGAATAGCCTCCCTAAATATGAAATTCTTGATAAGATAATTGAGCTTTATGTTGAAAAAGATTTAGATATAGCGTCGATTGTCAAAAAAGGTTTTACTAGTAAAAATGTGAATCACGTTGTAAAGTTAATTAACAATAATGAATTTAAAAGAGCCCAAAGCCCTATAGGACCTAAAATTACTCATAGAGCTTTTGGCAAAGACAGAAGATACCCCGTAACCTTTAAACATTAA
- a CDS encoding ankyrin repeat domain-containing protein, whose amino-acid sequence MYKKTLLTFFLITSFFALIANAEESVNYLLTAAAKGDLETVSAILESGGNPNTKDEDGVTALMYAVRKDMDKVVALLIKKGASVNAIESNGWTALMFAAKKNYTRSAQLLLDNGADPKIRDNDGWSAYGLAAISGFHNIVDLLIKHGIDPNNTNDAGQTVLMYAAKNGDIKTIQILLDQGADPNIVDKYKCSPLMYAAREGNADAVSLFIKRGIKIDYEDQFNWTALTWATKKNHLAVSKLLIANGANIDRKDSDGTPIIHYAVANKSKEMIQLFIESKVNLKAKDRYGLTALVYALKAKNTEIVDIIKNAGGSY is encoded by the coding sequence TTGTATAAAAAAACTCTTCTTACCTTTTTTCTAATCACTTCATTTTTTGCCTTAATAGCAAATGCAGAAGAATCAGTAAATTATCTTTTAACAGCAGCAGCAAAAGGCGATCTTGAAACAGTAAGCGCTATTTTGGAAAGTGGTGGAAATCCAAATACTAAAGATGAAGATGGCGTCACAGCTCTTATGTATGCAGTAAGAAAAGATATGGATAAGGTTGTAGCGCTCTTAATTAAAAAAGGTGCCTCAGTGAATGCGATTGAAAGTAACGGCTGGACGGCGCTAATGTTTGCTGCAAAGAAAAATTACACTCGATCAGCTCAATTACTTTTAGATAATGGGGCAGATCCAAAAATAAGAGACAATGACGGCTGGAGTGCTTATGGACTAGCTGCGATATCAGGATTTCATAACATCGTAGATCTATTAATAAAACATGGTATTGATCCTAACAACACTAACGATGCTGGGCAAACTGTTTTGATGTATGCCGCAAAAAACGGTGATATTAAAACCATTCAAATACTTCTTGACCAGGGCGCTGATCCAAATATCGTAGATAAATATAAGTGCAGTCCTCTTATGTATGCTGCAAGAGAAGGTAATGCAGATGCAGTAAGTCTTTTCATAAAGCGTGGCATAAAAATTGATTATGAAGACCAGTTCAATTGGACAGCTCTAACTTGGGCTACGAAAAAAAATCATTTAGCAGTTTCAAAACTTCTTATAGCAAATGGTGCCAATATTGACCGCAAAGATTCTGATGGCACACCAATAATTCATTATGCTGTAGCAAATAAATCCAAGGAAATGATTCAGCTTTTTATTGAATCAAAAGTTAATTTAAAAGCAAAAGATCGTTATGGATTAACAGCTCTTGTATACGCACTCAAAGCAAAAAATACAGAGATTGTTGACATTATTAAAAATGCGGGTGGCAGCTACTAA